Proteins encoded in a region of the Zea mays cultivar B73 chromosome 4, Zm-B73-REFERENCE-NAM-5.0, whole genome shotgun sequence genome:
- the LOC118477014 gene encoding uncharacterized protein has protein sequence MEVVKLGITTQTWPDLVGYPVVDAVNIIRQDNPNITKVRVLPPDGVLSPLQDGTVRVCIYNDIVNGQAVVVNPTPYIG, from the coding sequence ATGGAGGTCGTCAAGCTTGGTATAACGACCCAAACATGGCCTGATCTGGTTGGCTACCCCGTTGTAGATGCGGTTAATATTATCCGTCAAGATAATCCCAATATAACCAAAGTTCGAGTACTCCCTCCAGATGGGGTCCTGTCTCCACTCCAAGATGGTACCGTACGTGTTTGTATCTACAACGACATCGTCAATGGTCAGGCTGTTGTGGTTAACCCAACACCATATATTGGCTAG